The Sphingomonas sp. So64.6b genome includes a region encoding these proteins:
- a CDS encoding acyl-CoA ligase (AMP-forming), exosortase A system-associated, translating into MIALDPTPYPIDTLPLGGVPQDVALIDRAGILDFAGLEALTGQVAAWLAVQGLAPGDRVASWLPKTRLACVLPLAAPRAGLVHVPVNPMLKRAQVAHILADSGAALLVTQSARVGTLEADDVPAACRSVLEDEIASTDAMPPSSADPDALAAILYTSGSTGRPKGVMLSHANLWLGAISVAHYLKLMPHDRVLGVLPLSFDYGQNQLFSTWAAGASYAPLDYLTARDVVKAVDRFEATTLAGVPPLWVQLLDAEWPVETAARLRRLTNSGGALTPRMIRGLRERFPQADLYPMYGLTEAFRSTYLEPALIDAHPDAMGRAIPFAEVMAVRPDGTRAASGESGELVHAGPLVAQGYWLDAERTAQRFRPAPHWAKSGGNAVWSGDTVIEGADGLFRFVGRDDEMIKSAGNRISPTEIEEAVLSGGEAAEAVALGVPDVRLGQAIVVVARAINDEGEAEMRLRERLRRDLPSFMQPTRYEWRDALPRNANGKLDRAGLKAEMTS; encoded by the coding sequence ATGATTGCACTCGATCCCACGCCATATCCGATCGACACATTGCCGCTGGGCGGTGTGCCGCAAGATGTCGCTCTGATCGATCGCGCGGGGATACTCGATTTTGCCGGATTGGAGGCACTGACCGGTCAGGTGGCGGCCTGGCTCGCCGTTCAGGGCCTTGCGCCGGGTGACCGGGTTGCGAGCTGGCTGCCCAAGACGCGGCTTGCCTGTGTTCTGCCACTGGCCGCGCCGCGTGCCGGGCTGGTGCATGTGCCGGTCAATCCGATGCTCAAACGCGCCCAGGTCGCGCATATATTGGCGGACAGCGGCGCGGCATTGCTCGTCACCCAGTCCGCACGCGTCGGTACGCTGGAAGCGGACGATGTGCCGGCGGCTTGCCGATCGGTGCTGGAGGATGAGATCGCGTCGACTGACGCCATGCCGCCGTCATCGGCCGATCCGGATGCGCTGGCAGCCATTCTGTACACCTCGGGGTCAACCGGGCGGCCCAAGGGCGTGATGCTGAGCCATGCCAATCTCTGGCTCGGCGCGATCTCGGTCGCGCATTATCTCAAGCTCATGCCGCACGATCGCGTGCTTGGCGTGCTGCCGCTGAGTTTCGACTATGGGCAGAATCAGCTTTTCTCGACCTGGGCGGCCGGCGCGAGCTATGCGCCGCTCGACTATCTCACGGCGCGCGACGTAGTGAAGGCGGTCGACCGGTTCGAGGCGACGACGCTGGCCGGCGTGCCCCCCTTATGGGTACAGTTGCTCGATGCGGAATGGCCGGTCGAGACCGCGGCACGGCTGCGGCGACTGACCAATTCGGGTGGAGCGCTGACGCCGCGCATGATCCGTGGTTTGCGCGAGCGGTTTCCTCAGGCGGATCTCTATCCGATGTATGGCCTGACCGAAGCGTTCCGCTCGACCTATCTCGAGCCCGCCCTGATCGACGCACATCCCGATGCGATGGGCAGGGCGATCCCCTTTGCCGAGGTGATGGCGGTGCGGCCCGATGGCACGCGCGCCGCGTCTGGCGAATCCGGCGAACTCGTCCATGCCGGTCCGCTCGTGGCGCAAGGATATTGGCTGGACGCCGAGCGCACGGCGCAGCGTTTCCGGCCCGCGCCGCATTGGGCGAAGTCGGGCGGTAACGCCGTATGGTCCGGCGATACGGTGATCGAAGGCGCGGACGGCCTGTTCCGCTTTGTCGGGCGTGACGACGAGATGATCAAGTCGGCGGGCAACCGGATCAGTCCTACCGAGATCGAGGAAGCTGTGCTGTCGGGCGGCGAGGCGGCCGAAGCGGTTGCGTTGGGCGTGCCGGATGTGCGGCTCGGTCAGGCGATCGTCGTGGTCGCGCGGGCGATTAACGATGAGGGTGAGGCCGAAATGAGGTTGCGTGAAAGGCTGCGGCGCGATTTGCCGAGCTTCATGCAGCCGACGCGCTATGAATGGCGCGACGCCCTGCCGAGGAATGCCAATGGCAAGCTCGATCGAGCGGGGTTGAAGGCGGAGATGACGTCATGA
- a CDS encoding acyl carrier protein — MLPDDANQIEATVRAVLRDVLGLSDDRVNAFRSETPLFGALPELDSMAVAGLLTEIEERLGILIEDDEVDGEMLETFGALVRFATAKAQ, encoded by the coding sequence GTGCTTCCTGATGACGCTAACCAGATCGAGGCGACCGTCCGTGCCGTTTTGCGTGATGTGCTTGGCCTAAGCGACGATCGCGTGAACGCCTTTCGCAGCGAAACGCCATTGTTCGGCGCGCTACCAGAACTCGATTCGATGGCCGTTGCCGGCCTGCTCACCGAAATCGAGGAACGGCTCGGTATCCTGATCGAGGATGACGAGGTCGATGGTGAGATGCTCGAGACATTCGGCGCGCTGGTCCGCTTCGCCACCGCCAAGGCCCAATAA
- a CDS encoding hydrolase 1, exosortase A system-associated, whose product MRRIISFPCAGETLAGTIDEATGTTGLLIVSGGNEIRIGAHRGMASLAAGLARAGIPVFRYDRRGIGDSTGENGGFAASADDIKAAAAAFRAAAPHLTRLAAFGNCDAATSLALFHRDADIETLILANPWVIEDSADDDLPPAAAIRARYIERLRDPATWLRLIRGGVDLRKLFKGLAKASKKENQQPDNLAARIRAALSGHTDSVTFVLARQDATAIAFADACRQSGWAPQAHIIDTASHSFARAGDAAELEAVISAQLTRD is encoded by the coding sequence ATGCGCCGCATAATCTCCTTCCCCTGCGCCGGCGAAACGCTTGCGGGCACGATCGACGAGGCGACCGGGACTACCGGGCTGCTCATCGTATCGGGCGGCAACGAGATTCGCATCGGTGCGCATCGCGGCATGGCGTCGCTCGCCGCGGGCCTTGCCCGGGCAGGAATCCCCGTATTCCGCTACGACCGGCGCGGGATCGGCGATTCGACCGGCGAAAATGGCGGATTCGCGGCGTCGGCCGACGACATCAAAGCGGCCGCCGCGGCATTCCGGGCGGCCGCGCCGCACCTCACCCGCCTCGCCGCCTTTGGCAATTGCGACGCCGCGACGTCACTCGCATTGTTCCACCGCGACGCCGATATCGAGACGCTGATCCTGGCCAACCCCTGGGTGATCGAGGACAGCGCCGATGACGATCTGCCCCCCGCCGCCGCGATCCGTGCGCGCTATATCGAACGGCTGCGCGATCCCGCGACCTGGCTGAGGCTGATCCGAGGTGGTGTTGATCTACGGAAGTTATTCAAAGGCTTAGCGAAAGCTTCGAAGAAAGAAAATCAACAACCCGATAACCTGGCGGCGCGAATTCGGGCGGCACTAAGCGGCCATACCGATAGCGTCACCTTCGTTCTGGCAAGACAGGATGCGACGGCGATCGCCTTTGCCGATGCCTGCCGTCAGAGTGGATGGGCACCGCAGGCCCATATCATCGACACCGCATCACACAGCTTTGCCCGGGCTGGCGACGCAGCCGAGCTGGAAGCCGTTATCAGCGCGCAATTGACGCGCGACTGA
- the trxB gene encoding thioredoxin-disulfide reductase — protein MTTHTTKMLILGSGPAGLSAAIYGARAGMAPIVVQGIQPGGQLTTTTDVENYPGFADVIQGPWLMEQMQAQAEHVGTRLMWDTIVEVDLTRRPFRLIGDGGDVYEGDVLVIATGAQAKWLGLDSEELLKGKGVSACATCDGFFYRGKRVAVIGGGNTAVEEALYLTNHSPDVTLIHRRDSFRAEKILQDRLFAHKGIKVLWNKEVASFVDGGGTSGLVGIELRDTVTGEISRVDVDGGFVAIGHHPATELFRGHLALDSDGYIAVETGTTRTSVPGVFACGDVMDKIYRQAVTAAGTGCMAALDAERFLASAAFEVAEAAE, from the coding sequence ATGACCACCCATACGACCAAGATGCTCATCCTCGGCTCCGGCCCGGCCGGCCTGTCCGCCGCCATCTACGGCGCGCGCGCCGGGATGGCGCCGATCGTCGTGCAGGGTATCCAGCCGGGCGGCCAGCTGACCACCACGACCGATGTCGAGAATTATCCGGGCTTTGCCGACGTGATCCAGGGGCCCTGGCTGATGGAGCAGATGCAAGCCCAGGCCGAGCATGTCGGCACGCGGCTGATGTGGGATACGATCGTCGAAGTCGACCTGACCCGGCGGCCGTTCCGCCTGATCGGCGATGGCGGCGATGTCTATGAGGGCGATGTGCTGGTCATTGCGACCGGTGCACAGGCCAAATGGCTCGGGCTCGACAGCGAGGAACTGCTCAAGGGCAAGGGGGTCAGTGCTTGCGCGACCTGTGACGGCTTCTTCTATCGTGGCAAGCGCGTCGCGGTGATCGGCGGCGGCAATACCGCGGTCGAGGAGGCGCTGTACCTGACCAATCATTCGCCCGATGTGACGCTGATCCATCGCCGCGACAGTTTCCGCGCCGAGAAGATCCTGCAGGACCGGTTATTCGCGCACAAGGGCATCAAGGTGCTGTGGAACAAGGAAGTCGCCAGCTTCGTCGATGGCGGCGGCACGTCGGGCCTAGTCGGCATAGAGTTGCGCGACACGGTGACCGGTGAGATTTCGCGTGTCGATGTCGATGGCGGGTTCGTCGCGATCGGGCATCATCCGGCGACAGAGCTGTTCCGCGGACATCTCGCGCTTGATTCGGACGGTTATATTGCAGTCGAGACCGGTACCACGCGGACCAGCGTGCCGGGTGTGTTCGCCTGTGGCGACGTCATGGACAAGATCTATCGTCAGGCGGTGACCGCTGCGGGCACCGGGTGCATGGCGGCGCTGGATGCAGAACGGTTCCTGGCGTCGGCGGCGTTCGAGGTTGCCGAAGCGGCGGAGTAA
- a CDS encoding peptidylprolyl isomerase, producing MLFRTTFLALALTASIGAQAQTSPAPPPAPATVRVALETDQGRIVLELEKERAQITTANFLRYVDQKRLDGIGFYRAVKVAPKFGFVQFGVQNAPKRVLPPIKHEPTTLTGLKHVSGTISTARYAPGTASGDFTIMVGDQPSLDADPSQPGDNLGYAAFGHVVEGMDVIVRVLDATPSPTAGEGVMKGQMLVPPILIKSARRLP from the coding sequence ATGCTGTTCCGAACGACCTTCCTGGCACTGGCGCTTACGGCGTCGATCGGCGCCCAGGCGCAAACCTCGCCCGCACCGCCTCCGGCACCTGCCACGGTTCGTGTCGCGCTGGAAACAGATCAGGGCCGAATCGTCCTCGAACTCGAAAAAGAGCGCGCGCAGATCACCACGGCGAACTTCCTGCGTTATGTCGATCAGAAGCGGCTCGACGGGATCGGCTTCTATCGCGCGGTGAAGGTCGCCCCCAAGTTCGGTTTCGTCCAGTTCGGCGTGCAAAATGCACCGAAACGCGTGCTGCCGCCGATCAAGCATGAACCGACCACGCTGACCGGCCTCAAGCATGTGAGCGGCACGATCTCGACCGCGCGCTATGCGCCGGGCACGGCGAGTGGCGACTTCACCATCATGGTCGGCGACCAGCCATCACTCGATGCCGATCCAAGCCAGCCGGGCGACAATCTCGGTTATGCCGCATTCGGTCATGTCGTAGAGGGTATGGACGTGATCGTGCGGGTACTCGACGCAACGCCCTCGCCGACCGCCGGCGAAGGCGTGATGAAGGGCCAGATGCTGGTGCCGCCGATCCTGATCAAGAGTGCGCGGCGGCTACCCTGA
- a CDS encoding 2'-5' RNA ligase family protein: MSGPAPIIVTALFGKQDAAYFDNLRRAHYPAERNQLTAHLTMFHHLGPSLEAELKQRLASETRGVPAPAARIAGLMSLGKGVAFRIESPELADIRDRLADAFAAMLTPQDAVGWRPHVTVQNKVTPAEAKALQAMLELDFRPRPVQIAGLASWWYRGGSWEPLSRHMFA; this comes from the coding sequence TTGAGCGGTCCGGCGCCGATCATCGTCACGGCGCTGTTCGGCAAGCAGGATGCGGCGTATTTCGATAATTTGCGCCGCGCGCATTATCCCGCCGAGCGCAATCAGCTCACTGCGCACCTGACCATGTTCCACCATCTCGGGCCGTCGCTCGAGGCCGAACTCAAGCAGCGACTGGCCAGCGAGACGCGCGGCGTGCCCGCGCCGGCGGCACGGATCGCCGGTTTGATGTCGCTGGGCAAAGGCGTGGCGTTCCGCATCGAATCACCCGAACTGGCCGATATCCGCGATCGGCTGGCCGATGCGTTCGCGGCGATGCTGACGCCGCAGGACGCGGTCGGCTGGCGGCCGCACGTCACGGTCCAGAACAAGGTGACGCCGGCCGAGGCCAAGGCGCTGCAGGCCATGCTGGAGCTGGATTTCCGCCCGCGACCCGTCCAAATCGCGGGACTGGCGAGCTGGTGGTATCGCGGCGGATCATGGGAACCGCTATCGCGTCACATGTTCGCTTGA
- a CDS encoding potassium transporter Kup yields MGDAVSHHGHGPDGIIKLSLGAIGVVFGDIGTSPLYAFRETFAGHHPLTVDAFHVMGVVSLMFWSMMLVVTVKYVSIIMRADNKGEGGSLALLALVSGKTKTRRWSTGIVLLGVFATALFYGDSMITPAVTVLGAVEGLAIAAPGLGGLVLPIAVVILVALFSIQRSGTSKIGLFFGPVMLLYFAVIAALGVMSIVKTPDILWAFSPHYAVEFFLYDPVRAFLALGSVVLAVTGAEALYADMGHFGRNPIRVSWLFFVLPALIMNYMGQGAMLMRDGTPALESPFYLLAPDYLQLPLVLLATAAAVIASQAVITGAFSVTQQAIQLGFIPRLRIEHTSASTVGQIYIPLVNWLLMAMVLLLVLAFRSSANLTSAYGIAVTGAMMIDTCLLGVVLFRLWNWPRYYAIPLLAVLFLVDGAYLAANLTKVPDGGWFPLLVGLIIFTLLTTWAKGRKLMIERMREGAMPIRIFIQSAATSATRVPGTAVFMTSTPEGVPHALLHNLKHNKVLHERIILLTVKIMDEPYYPDDGRCYLEDLGLGFHRMVLKYGFMQEPDVPAALARITQCGAEFRMMDTSFFLSRQTLLLSDRPGMMVWREKLFAWMLRNAESAMEFFRLPTNRVVELGSQVEI; encoded by the coding sequence ATCGGCGATGCCGTGTCGCATCACGGCCATGGGCCGGACGGCATCATCAAATTGTCGCTCGGGGCGATCGGCGTGGTGTTCGGCGATATCGGCACCAGCCCGCTCTATGCCTTTCGCGAAACCTTTGCCGGCCATCATCCGCTGACTGTCGACGCATTCCATGTCATGGGCGTGGTCAGCCTGATGTTCTGGTCGATGATGCTGGTCGTCACGGTCAAATATGTCAGCATCATCATGCGCGCCGACAATAAAGGCGAGGGCGGCAGCCTGGCCTTGCTTGCTTTGGTGTCGGGCAAGACCAAGACGCGGCGCTGGTCGACCGGAATCGTACTGCTCGGCGTGTTCGCGACGGCTTTGTTCTATGGCGACAGCATGATCACGCCGGCGGTGACCGTGCTCGGTGCGGTCGAGGGTCTGGCGATCGCCGCGCCGGGCCTGGGCGGCCTGGTGCTGCCGATCGCGGTGGTCATCCTGGTCGCGCTCTTTTCGATCCAGCGCAGCGGTACGTCGAAGATCGGCCTGTTCTTCGGTCCCGTCATGCTGCTCTATTTCGCGGTCATCGCCGCGCTTGGCGTGATGAGCATCGTGAAGACGCCTGATATCCTATGGGCCTTCTCGCCCCATTATGCGGTGGAATTCTTCCTCTACGATCCCGTCCGCGCTTTCCTCGCGCTGGGTTCGGTTGTGCTGGCGGTGACCGGTGCCGAGGCACTGTACGCCGATATGGGGCATTTCGGCCGCAATCCGATCCGCGTGTCGTGGCTGTTCTTCGTCCTCCCGGCGCTGATCATGAATTATATGGGGCAGGGGGCGATGCTGATGCGCGACGGCACGCCCGCGCTCGAGAGCCCGTTCTACCTGCTCGCCCCCGATTATCTGCAGTTGCCGCTGGTTCTGCTCGCCACCGCGGCCGCGGTGATCGCCAGCCAGGCGGTGATCACCGGCGCCTTTTCCGTCACGCAACAGGCGATCCAGCTCGGCTTCATCCCGCGCCTGCGCATCGAACATACCAGCGCCTCGACCGTCGGCCAGATCTATATCCCTCTGGTCAACTGGCTGCTGATGGCGATGGTCCTGTTGCTGGTGCTGGCGTTCCGGTCCTCGGCGAACCTGACCTCGGCTTATGGCATCGCGGTCACCGGGGCGATGATGATCGACACCTGCCTGCTTGGCGTGGTGCTGTTCCGGCTGTGGAACTGGCCTAGATATTACGCGATCCCCTTGCTGGCGGTGCTCTTCCTGGTCGATGGCGCCTATCTGGCGGCCAATTTGACCAAGGTGCCCGATGGCGGCTGGTTTCCGCTGCTTGTCGGCCTGATCATCTTCACCTTGCTGACCACTTGGGCCAAGGGCCGGAAGCTGATGATCGAGCGGATGCGCGAGGGCGCTATGCCGATCAGGATCTTCATTCAGTCCGCCGCGACATCGGCGACCCGCGTGCCCGGTACGGCGGTGTTCATGACCTCGACGCCGGAGGGCGTGCCCCACGCGCTGCTGCATAACCTGAAGCACAACAAGGTGCTGCACGAGCGCATCATCCTGCTCACCGTCAAGATCATGGACGAGCCCTATTATCCCGATGACGGCCGCTGCTATCTCGAGGATCTTGGCCTGGGCTTCCATCGCATGGTGCTGAAATACGGCTTCATGCAAGAGCCCGACGTGCCCGCAGCACTTGCCCGGATCACGCAGTGCGGCGCCGAATTCCGCATGATGGACACCAGCTTCTTCCTGTCGCGCCAGACGCTATTGTTGTCGGACCGGCCGGGGATGATGGTGTGGCGCGAGAAATTGTTTGCCTGGATGCTGCGCAATGCGGAAAGCGCGATGGAATTCTTCCGCTTGCCGACCAATCGCGTGGTCGAATTGGGCAGCCAGGTCGAGATTTGA
- a CDS encoding Lrp/AsnC family transcriptional regulator, producing MQLNRIDSKILQLLAADARASVSGIAAQVGLSQSACTRRIQALESSGHILGYGAHLGHRRLGFCVTALVDITLGTQVEEDLAQFERAVAAIDGIVECALVSGAQDYRLKIICRDLDDYERMHREHLGRLPGVNTISSSFVLRAVPTRGEADALFAGAA from the coding sequence ATGCAGCTGAACCGAATAGACTCGAAAATCCTCCAATTGCTCGCCGCCGATGCGCGGGCGTCGGTCAGCGGCATCGCGGCGCAGGTCGGATTGTCGCAATCGGCGTGCACGCGGCGCATTCAGGCGCTCGAATCGTCGGGGCATATCCTGGGCTATGGCGCGCATCTCGGTCATCGGCGGCTCGGCTTTTGCGTCACCGCGCTGGTCGACATCACGCTCGGCACCCAGGTCGAGGAGGATCTCGCCCAGTTCGAACGCGCGGTGGCGGCGATCGACGGCATCGTCGAATGCGCGCTGGTTTCCGGCGCGCAGGATTACCGCTTGAAGATCATCTGCCGCGACCTCGACGATTATGAGCGTATGCACCGCGAGCATCTCGGCCGCTTGCCCGGCGTGAATACGATCAGCAGCAGCTTCGTGCTTCGCGCTGTCCCGACACGGGGCGAAGCGGATGCGCTCTTCGCCGGGGCGGCGTGA
- the ald gene encoding alanine dehydrogenase — MRVGVPKEIKNHEYRVGLTPPSVSELTALGHSVVVQSGAGLGIDFEDQDYIDAGATILPDAASVFAQSDMIVKVKEPQPSEIALLESRHLLFTYLHLAADKAQAEGLIKSRATCIAYETVTANDRSLPLLKPMSEVAGRMSIQVGAHYLEKEQGGRGVLLGGVPGVAPARVAILGGGVSGVNAAQMAVGMRADVTIYDISNARLAELDMFFSSQIKTAYASKAAIASAVKNAHLVIGAVLVPGAAAPKLVTREMLKTMKRGSVLVDIAIDQGGCFETSHATTHDDPVFEVDGVIHYCVANMPGAVARTSTFALNNATLPFVLKLASLGAEKAMAADPHLANGLNVSNGKIRHQAVADALDLPYEAWSA; from the coding sequence ATGCGCGTCGGTGTCCCCAAGGAAATCAAGAACCACGAATATCGCGTCGGCCTGACGCCGCCATCGGTGTCGGAATTGACCGCGCTCGGCCATAGTGTTGTGGTGCAGAGCGGGGCCGGTCTCGGCATCGATTTCGAAGACCAGGACTATATCGACGCCGGTGCGACGATCCTGCCCGACGCCGCCAGCGTGTTCGCGCAGTCGGACATGATCGTGAAGGTGAAGGAGCCACAGCCGAGCGAGATCGCGCTGCTCGAATCGCGCCATCTTCTTTTCACCTATCTCCACCTTGCCGCCGACAAGGCGCAGGCCGAGGGGCTGATCAAGTCGCGCGCGACCTGCATCGCCTATGAAACTGTCACCGCCAATGACCGTTCGCTGCCGCTGCTCAAGCCGATGTCGGAAGTCGCCGGCCGCATGTCGATCCAGGTCGGCGCGCACTATCTCGAAAAGGAACAGGGCGGTCGCGGCGTCCTGCTCGGCGGCGTGCCCGGCGTGGCCCCTGCCCGGGTCGCGATCCTCGGCGGTGGCGTCTCCGGCGTCAACGCGGCGCAGATGGCGGTCGGCATGCGCGCCGATGTGACGATCTACGACATCTCCAACGCGCGCCTGGCCGAACTCGACATGTTCTTCTCAAGCCAGATCAAGACGGCCTACGCGTCCAAGGCCGCGATCGCCTCGGCGGTGAAGAACGCGCATCTGGTGATCGGCGCGGTGCTGGTCCCCGGTGCCGCGGCGCCCAAGCTGGTCACGCGCGAGATGCTCAAGACGATGAAGCGCGGGTCGGTGCTGGTCGATATCGCGATCGATCAGGGTGGATGTTTCGAGACCAGCCATGCGACGACGCATGACGACCCGGTGTTCGAAGTCGATGGCGTGATCCATTATTGCGTCGCCAACATGCCCGGCGCGGTCGCCCGCACCAGCACCTTCGCGCTCAACAATGCGACCCTGCCCTTCGTGCTGAAGCTGGCGAGCCTCGGCGCGGAAAAGGCGATGGCCGCCGATCCGCACCTCGCCAATGGCCTGAACGTGTCGAACGGCAAGATCCGCCATCAGGCGGTGGCCGACGCGCTCGACCTGCCATACGAGGCATGGAGCGCATAA
- a CDS encoding tetratricopeptide repeat protein, translated as MGWAVLAVIAGLAALLLWRLGVSRGLWSFVGSALVLGAAGYALQGRPLLQGAPVEANAQPIDVDPALIALREAMVGRLRADTAYLTAADALTRVGDTESAVRAILGGLRRYPDSLALWTGLGTTMSLHDGGQVSPTALFAFTQAARLGPKNPGPPFFTGLAYIRAGNFAQARPYWARALALTPEKISYRPELAYRVALLDRLLADADQTAPR; from the coding sequence ATGGGCTGGGCCGTCCTCGCCGTGATCGCCGGACTTGCGGCGTTGCTGTTGTGGCGGCTTGGCGTGTCGCGCGGGCTCTGGTCATTTGTCGGATCGGCATTGGTGCTTGGTGCGGCGGGTTATGCGCTGCAGGGTCGGCCATTGCTGCAGGGCGCGCCGGTGGAGGCGAATGCGCAGCCGATCGACGTGGATCCGGCGCTGATCGCGCTGCGCGAGGCGATGGTCGGGCGACTGCGTGCCGATACGGCCTATCTCACCGCTGCCGATGCCTTGACCCGGGTGGGCGATACCGAAAGCGCGGTACGCGCCATTCTGGGCGGTCTGCGCCGTTATCCCGACAGCCTCGCGCTTTGGACCGGCCTCGGCACGACCATGTCGCTCCATGATGGCGGACAAGTCTCACCCACAGCGCTGTTCGCCTTCACCCAGGCGGCGCGGCTTGGCCCGAAGAACCCCGGGCCGCCCTTTTTTACTGGGCTGGCCTATATCCGCGCCGGCAATTTCGCGCAGGCGCGGCCCTATTGGGCGCGAGCTCTGGCGTTGACGCCGGAAAAAATCTCCTACCGGCCGGAACTGGCTTATCGGGTGGCCTTGCTCGACCGGCTGTTGGCGGACGCGGATCAGACCGCACCGCGCTAA
- a CDS encoding cytochrome c-type biogenesis protein: protein MAALAALSLLAATPALADSAQPAASLANTQLKDPAKEAQARALMATLRCLVCQGQAISDSDADMAGDMRSLVRRRIADGESPEQVRKWLIARYGDYVTYDPPLSIVTAPLWLMPLLLLAIGGWLARGAFKRRRG, encoded by the coding sequence GTGGCGGCATTGGCGGCATTGTCGCTCCTGGCCGCCACACCGGCACTCGCCGACAGCGCTCAGCCCGCGGCCTCGCTCGCCAATACCCAGCTCAAGGATCCGGCCAAGGAGGCGCAGGCCCGCGCGTTGATGGCGACATTACGCTGCCTCGTGTGCCAGGGTCAGGCGATCTCCGACAGCGATGCCGACATGGCCGGCGATATGCGCTCGCTGGTGCGGCGGCGGATCGCCGATGGCGAGAGTCCGGAGCAAGTGCGCAAATGGCTGATCGCGCGCTATGGCGATTATGTGACTTATGATCCGCCGCTCAGCATCGTGACCGCGCCCTTATGGTTGATGCCGCTGCTGTTGCTGGCGATCGGCGGCTGGCTGGCGCGCGGCGCATTCAAGCGGCGGCGCGGCTGA
- a CDS encoding redoxin family protein: protein MKRMVIWLPLIAFALLFAVVASGLIRPADRTVRSALIGKPLPTFSLGAMVPNKPGLGSAVFQQGQPRLLNVFASWCVPCIAEAPQLMKLKHMGVPIDAIAIRDSTPAIQAFLKRNGDPYQRIGDDRESSVQLALGSSGVPETFVIDGRGRVVKQHVGDIRADDIPEILAALQAAR, encoded by the coding sequence ATGAAGCGTATGGTAATCTGGCTGCCGTTGATCGCGTTCGCGTTGCTGTTCGCGGTGGTCGCGAGCGGCCTGATCCGTCCTGCCGACCGCACCGTGCGATCGGCGCTGATCGGCAAGCCGCTGCCGACCTTCTCGCTCGGCGCGATGGTCCCGAACAAGCCTGGCTTGGGCAGCGCGGTGTTCCAGCAGGGGCAACCGCGGCTGCTCAACGTGTTCGCGAGCTGGTGCGTGCCGTGCATCGCCGAAGCGCCGCAACTGATGAAGCTCAAGCATATGGGTGTGCCGATCGATGCGATCGCGATCCGCGATTCGACACCCGCGATTCAGGCGTTCCTGAAACGCAACGGCGATCCCTATCAGCGCATCGGCGACGATCGTGAGAGTTCGGTGCAACTGGCGCTCGGTTCGTCGGGCGTACCGGAGACGTTCGTGATCGACGGGCGCGGGCGCGTGGTGAAGCAGCATGTCGGCGATATCCGCGCCGACGATATTCCCGAAATCCTCGCTGCTTTGCAGGCGGCGCGGTGA